One genomic window of Limanda limanda chromosome 16, fLimLim1.1, whole genome shotgun sequence includes the following:
- the LOC133021217 gene encoding collagen alpha-2(VI) chain-like isoform X4, producing the protein MGMISGFVLLCMLQAAVPQGLTPRGPRPFPGIGDDPRSTLPPPEPTPRPKGIIECPVKLFFTIDTSETIALQESPPGILVENIKEFTKIFAQRLDDEEYKGQIQISWSIGGLHFSQTQDVFSQFTTRENFIRSLGGIRYLGKGTYTDCALKNMTHQLTHHFSGSDAVLFSVVITDGHVTGSPCGGIKEMAEKAREKKIQIFSVAASRSIDEVGMSEISSSPLELYRDDYIAVDIVGGRPKIKTESIDRIIQVMKYQAYLQCYKPKCMETPGIPGPKGLPGPKGIKGDRGYAGPKGDRGRQGDAGIEGPIGRPGPKGEIGLKGDKGEIGASGAKGVAGLGGRNGTDGQKGRIGRIGAPGCKGDSGEKGPDGYTGEVGDAGPPGVKGEGGDLGRSGKSGPPGPGGEQGPKGEGGNPGHPGPPGENGTPGREGLPGPKGEEGRRGNPGAKGLLGTDGLNGDKGERGPQGGRGRSGEDGLKGAKGDQGLPGPRGRSGEPGTPGANGTRGHSGDPGPRGDSGPSGPKGDMGRQGFSYPGARGPTGDRGDPGNKGPRGGRGDCGAKGHPGTKGVHGEAGEPGQTGELGERGPRGGPGTDGNPGPMGDPGLTDCDVMTYIRETCGCCDCEKHCGALDIVFVIDSSESVGMTNFTMEKNFVINTINRLGSMANNPASPTGTRVGVVQFSHNGTFEAIRLDDPNINSMAAFKTAVKKLQWIAGGTFTPSALKFAYDTLIKDSKRARAKVSVVVITDGRFDPRDDEDLLKYLCDDVNVVVNAIGVGDMFKKGQDDEILGSIACGKKERVTEMSNYVDLVADSFIQTMETVLCPEPVIVCPDLPCKSKPEVAQCVGRPVDLVFLLDGSERLGMENFQQAREFVQKVSERVGLAVGKTDRMRARLALMEFGRENETHMAFPLTHNPAIIADGIARLPYLDSSSTVGPAILHAIDNVLGKGNARKTRRNAEVSFVFITDGVTETNNLEEAVSAMRGAQVVSTVIATGSDVDQKVLMKLAMGDEDAIFKGKDLSEVSKSGLFDRFMQWVC; encoded by the exons ATGGGGATGATTTCAGGGTTCGTTCTTCTGTGCATGCTCCAAGCTGCTGTCCCTCAAGGTCTGACCCCTCGTGGGCCCAGGCCGTTTCCTGGGATCGGGGACGACCCGCGTTCGACTCTACCTCCACCTGAGCCCACACCAAGACCTAAAG gaaTAATCGAATGTCCCGTCAAGCTGTTCTTCACCATCGACACCTCGGAAACCATCGCCCTGCAGGAGTCGCCGCCTGGTATCCTGGTGGAGAACATTAAAGAGTTCACCAAGATCTTTGCCCAGAGGCTCGACGACGAGGAGTACAAGGGCCAGATCCAGATCAGCTGGTCCATCGGAGGCCTGCATTTCTCCCAGACGCAGGACGTCTTCAGCCAGTTCACCACCAGGGAGAACTTCATCAGGAGCCTAGGCGGGATCAGATATCTGGGAAAGGGCACATACACCGACTGCGCCCTGAAAAACATGACCCACCAGTTGACGCACCACTTCTCAGGGTCAGATGCCGTGCTCTTCTCCGTGGTCATCACCGATGGCCATGTGACAGGTAGTCCATGCGGGGGCATCAAGGAGATGGCCGAGAAGGCCCGAGAGAAGAAGATCCAGATCTTCTCTGTGGCAGCATCCAGGAGCATTGATgaagtagggatgagcgagaTCTCCAGCTCTCCCCTTGAACTTTACCGTGATGACTACATCGCTGTGGACATTGTTGGCGGGCGACCGAAGATAAAGACTGAATCTATCGATCGTATCATCCAAGTCatg AAATATCAAGCGTATTTACAG TGTTATAAACCTAAATGCATGGAGACTCCTGGGATCCCTGGACCAAAAGGGCTTCCAGGTCCAAAA GGTATAAAAGGAGACAGAGGTTATGCTGGGCCAAAAGGGGATAGAGGTCGACAG GGTGATGCTGGCATCGAGGGTCCAATCGGACGACCTGGTCCAAAG GGGGAGATTGGGTTGAAAGGTGATAAG GGAGAAATCGGAGCAAGTGGAGCGAAG GGCGTGGCAGGACTAGGTGGCAGGAACGGAACCGACGGCCAGAAG GGTAGGATCGGCCGAATCGGAGCCCCTGGCTGCAAAGGAGATTCAGGCGAGAAG GGACCAGATGGCTACACTGGAGAAGTTGGTGACGCGGGGCCTCCTGGTGTCAAGGGAGAAGGG GGAGACCTGGGCCGTTCTGGGAAGTCAGGCCCCCCTGGTCCTGGTGGTGAACAAGGACCAAAG GGTGAAGGAGGGAATCCTGGACATCCAGGGCCACCAGGAGAAAATGGAACTCCG GGGCGTGAAGGCCTACCCGGACCTAAAGGCGAGGAG ggaagaagaggaaaccCTGGAGCAAAGGGATTATTAGGAACTGATGGGCTTAATGGAGATAAG GGAGAACGAGGTCCACAGGGAGGCAGAGGTCGGTCGGGGGAAGACGGACTGAAGGGCGCAAAG GGAGACCAAGGACTACCAGGGCCGAGGGGTCGTTCGGGAGAACCAGGGACCCCCGGAGCAAAT GGCACAAGGGGACATTCAGGAGATCCTGGACCAAGGGGGGACTCAGGACCCTCTGGACCGAAG GGAGACATGGGAAGACAAGGATTCAGCTATCCTGGAGCTAGAGGACCCACT GGAGACAGAGGTGATCCAGGGAACAAAGGACCgcggggaggaagaggagattgTGGTGCCAAAGGACATCCTGGGACCAAAGGAGTACACGGAGAGGCT GGAGAACCGGGTCAGACTGGTGAGCTAGGAGAGCGAGGACCCAGAGGAGGGCCAGGAACTGAT gggaaCCCAGGACCAATGGGTGACCCTGGACTTACT GACTGTGATGTCATGACTTACATCAGGGAGACGTGCGGTTGTTGTG ACTGTGAGAAGCACTGTGGAGCCCTGGACATTGTGTTTGTAATCGATAGCTCCGAGAGTGTTGGGATGACAAACTTCACCATGGAAAAGAACTTTGTTATCAACACCATCAACAGACTTGGCTCCATGGCCAACAACCCTGCGTCACCGACCG GTACAAGAGTAGGAGTTGTACAGTTCAGTCACAACGGGACCTTTGAGGCCATTCGTCTCGATGACCCAAACATAAACTCCATGGCTGCCTTCAAAACTGCGGTGAAGAAACTGCAGTGGATTGCTGGGGGAACCTTCACACCCTCCGCTCTCAAGTTTGCCTACGATACCCTCATCAAGGACAGCAAGAGAGCCAGAGCCAAAGTATCCGTGGTGGTGATCACAGACGGCCGCTTTGACCCGCGGGACGATGAGGATCTGCTGAAGTACCTTTGTGATGACGTAAACGTGGTGGTGAATGCCATTGGAGTTGGTGACATGTTTAAAAAAGGGCAGGATGATGAGATCCTGGGGTCGATAGCATGCGGAAAGAAGGAACGGGTAACTGAGATGAGTAATTATGTGGACTTGGTGGCTGACTCCTTCATCCAAACAATGGAAACTGTGCTCTGTCCAG AGCCAGTCATTGTGTGCCCTGATCTCCCCTGCAAAAGCA AACCTGAAGTAGCCCAATGTGTCGGACGGCCAGTAGATTTGGTGTTTCTTCTCGACGGCTCAGAGCGCCTTGGGATGGAGAACTTCCAGCAAGCTCGTGAATTTGTGCAGAAAGTGTCAGAAAGAGTAGGACTCGCCGTGGGCAAGACTGATCGTATGCGAGCACGCTTGGCACTAATGGAGTTCGGCAGGGAGAATGAGACCCACATGGCCTTCCCTCTGACGCACAACCCTGCTATCATCGCCGACGGCATCGCACGCTTGCCTTATCTGGATTCTTCCTCAACCGTGGGGCCGGCCATCCTCCACGCCATCGACAACGTCTTGGGTAAAGGAAATGCTCGCAAGACACGGCGAAATGCAGaggtttcatttgttttcattacggACGGCGTCACTGAAACCAACAACCTGGAGGAGGCGGTGAGTGCAATGCGTGGGGCACAGGTCGTCTCCACGGTGATAGCTACTGGAAGTGACGTCGACCAAAAAGTCCTAATGAAGCTGGCTATGGGTGACGAGGACGCCATCTTTAAAGGAAAGGACTTGTCTGAAGTGTCCAAATCTGGGTTATTTGACCGTTTTATGCAGTGGGTATGTTAA